A window from Leifsonia shinshuensis encodes these proteins:
- a CDS encoding ATP-binding protein, with protein sequence MDAVALVAAVVAAVAAILFLVLWLTERARRIRLRDTRQESEWDRIDRELDLAEQAGRFRIVGDLGDVAIQSVSRLVSQAEGVRYSADADPAAAVRSVGALESAAREALGDLRRLQAVAREAQDAALPQPSLHSARDLFRVLRDAGLAVTFHENGERFELRQGAELAVFRILQTSLENALKHGGPGTNASVAFSWTAEGLQVSVEDDGIRAAARRLGLDRDGVDQATAYTIRDDVEALTEHYEGAGIIEMRERAALFGGTLTAQTIPGVGFTLSVVFPALRHHNGVHGVDLRR encoded by the coding sequence ATGGACGCCGTCGCCCTGGTGGCCGCCGTCGTGGCCGCCGTCGCCGCCATCCTCTTCCTCGTTCTGTGGCTCACGGAGCGCGCCCGCCGCATCCGGCTGCGCGACACCCGTCAGGAGTCGGAGTGGGACCGCATCGACCGCGAACTCGACCTCGCCGAGCAGGCGGGACGGTTCCGCATCGTCGGCGACCTCGGCGACGTGGCCATCCAGTCCGTCTCGCGGCTGGTGTCCCAGGCGGAGGGTGTCCGCTATTCGGCCGATGCCGACCCCGCGGCGGCCGTCCGCTCCGTCGGGGCGCTCGAGAGCGCCGCCCGCGAGGCGCTCGGCGACCTCCGCCGGCTCCAGGCGGTCGCCCGTGAGGCGCAGGATGCGGCGCTGCCGCAGCCCAGCCTCCACTCGGCGCGCGACCTGTTCCGCGTGCTCCGCGACGCCGGGCTCGCGGTCACGTTCCACGAGAACGGGGAGCGTTTCGAGCTGCGCCAGGGGGCGGAGCTCGCGGTGTTCCGCATCCTGCAGACCAGCCTCGAGAACGCGCTGAAGCACGGCGGACCCGGCACGAACGCGTCCGTCGCCTTCTCGTGGACCGCGGAGGGCCTCCAGGTCAGTGTTGAGGACGACGGCATCCGCGCCGCCGCCCGCCGGCTGGGGCTGGACCGCGACGGCGTGGACCAGGCGACCGCGTACACGATCCGCGACGACGTGGAGGCGCTGACCGAGCACTACGAGGGCGCGGGCATCATCGAGATGCGCGAGCGGGCGGCGCTCTTCGGCGGGACGCTCACCGCGCAGACCATCCCGGGCGTCGGCTTCACCCTGTCGGTGGTGTTTCCGGCTCTCCGCCACCACAACGGCGTGCACGGGGTCGACCTCCGGCGCTGA
- a CDS encoding glycosyltransferase, translating to MPDTSGPHPTPPAPAVKKPLTIVMGCDTFAPDVNGAARFAERLAAGLVERGHDVHIVAPAASRTHGTWIEEHEGQKMTAHRLRSWRWYPHDWLRFALPWMSKANARRVLDAVKPDVVHFQSHIVVGRGLAAEAEKRGIRIVATNHVMADNIVEFTLLPKFLRKTFVKLAWADARKSFDRAESVTTPTRKAAEFLEASTGLRGVHAVSCGIDAHNYTPDFSPRTANRILFVGRVTGEKHIDVLLNAVKLLPESLDARLQIVGGGDQLKNLQTMSETLGISDRVEFLGYVSDEELRQAYTRATVFAMPSIAELQSIATMEAMASALPVVAADAMALPHLVHDGENGHLFRPGDAQDLADKLESVLTLPQEELDRLKHASLRIVAAHDIQTTISTFESLYRGEPVADPETEAASSVSAPE from the coding sequence GTGCCTGATACGAGCGGACCGCATCCCACCCCGCCCGCCCCGGCAGTCAAGAAGCCGTTGACCATCGTCATGGGGTGCGACACCTTCGCACCCGACGTCAACGGCGCCGCCCGTTTCGCCGAGCGCCTCGCCGCCGGCCTCGTCGAGCGCGGCCACGACGTGCACATCGTGGCCCCCGCGGCCAGCCGCACCCACGGCACGTGGATCGAGGAGCACGAGGGTCAGAAGATGACCGCCCACCGGCTCCGCAGCTGGCGCTGGTACCCGCACGACTGGCTGCGCTTCGCCCTGCCCTGGATGAGCAAGGCGAACGCGCGTCGGGTGCTGGATGCGGTGAAGCCGGACGTCGTGCACTTCCAGTCGCACATCGTGGTCGGCCGCGGTCTCGCGGCGGAGGCCGAGAAGCGCGGCATCCGCATCGTCGCCACCAACCACGTGATGGCCGACAACATCGTCGAGTTCACGCTGCTGCCGAAGTTCCTGCGCAAGACCTTCGTCAAGCTCGCCTGGGCCGACGCCCGGAAGAGCTTCGACCGCGCCGAGTCGGTCACGACGCCGACGCGGAAGGCGGCCGAGTTCCTGGAGGCGTCGACCGGCCTGCGCGGCGTCCACGCGGTCTCCTGCGGCATCGACGCCCACAACTACACGCCCGACTTCTCCCCGCGCACGGCCAACCGCATCCTGTTCGTCGGCCGCGTGACCGGCGAGAAGCACATCGACGTCCTCCTGAACGCGGTCAAGCTGCTGCCCGAGAGCCTGGATGCGCGGCTGCAGATCGTGGGCGGCGGCGACCAGCTGAAGAACCTGCAGACGATGTCGGAGACGCTCGGCATCTCCGACCGCGTCGAGTTCCTCGGCTACGTCAGCGACGAGGAGCTGCGCCAGGCGTACACGCGGGCCACGGTCTTCGCGATGCCGTCGATCGCCGAGCTGCAGTCGATCGCGACGATGGAGGCCATGGCCTCCGCCCTCCCCGTGGTGGCCGCCGACGCCATGGCGCTTCCCCACCTGGTGCACGACGGAGAGAACGGGCACCTGTTCCGCCCGGGCGACGCGCAGGACCTGGCCGACAAGCTGGAGAGCGTCCTCACGCTGCCCCAGGAGGAGCTCGACCGCCTCAAGCACGCGTCGCTGCGCATCGTCGCGGCGCACGACATCCAGACCACGATCAGCACCTTCGAAAGCCTGTATCGTGGTGAGCCGGTGGCCGACCCGGAGACGGAAGCGGCCTCCAGCGTGTCCGCCCCGGAGTGA
- the def gene encoding peptide deformylase, whose amino-acid sequence MAVLPIRITGDPVLHSPARPVAEIDDEIRSLVADMFETMDEAPGVGLAAPQVGVPLRLFVYGWTDDDDVQHRGVAINPTLWLSPAAVGEPDEDSESEGCLSFPGERFPLRRSQSAILQATDLDGAAYEVRAEGWLARIFQHEYDHLDGILYVDRLTHPYGKAALKTQRKNSWGVPGLSWLPGRDHLED is encoded by the coding sequence ATGGCCGTCCTCCCCATCCGGATCACCGGTGACCCCGTCCTGCACTCCCCCGCCCGCCCGGTCGCGGAGATCGACGACGAGATCCGCTCGCTGGTGGCCGACATGTTCGAGACCATGGATGAGGCCCCGGGCGTCGGCCTCGCGGCGCCCCAGGTCGGTGTGCCCCTCCGCCTCTTCGTCTACGGCTGGACGGACGACGACGACGTGCAGCACCGCGGTGTCGCGATCAACCCGACGCTCTGGCTCAGCCCGGCGGCCGTCGGCGAGCCGGACGAGGACTCGGAGTCCGAGGGGTGCCTGTCGTTCCCCGGCGAGCGGTTCCCGCTGCGCCGGTCGCAGAGCGCCATCCTGCAGGCCACCGACCTCGACGGCGCCGCGTACGAGGTGCGCGCCGAGGGCTGGCTGGCCCGCATCTTCCAGCACGAGTACGACCACCTCGACGGCATCCTCTACGTCGACCGGCTGACGCATCCCTACGGCAAGGCCGCGCTCAAGACGCAGCGCAAGAACAGCTGGGGCGTGCCGGGGCTCAGCTGGCTGCCGGGGCGCGACCACCTGGAGGACTGA
- a CDS encoding SHOCT domain-containing protein encodes MLSTLATAVAAAPCVVAYGPPFVGWWWIFIPIFWILVFVLIFGFAGRRWRRAAAMRGGYDGWGPRGATRSAEQTLAQRYANGDIDEQEYRARLEVLRANRDSA; translated from the coding sequence ATGCTCAGCACACTGGCCACCGCCGTCGCCGCCGCTCCGTGCGTCGTCGCCTACGGCCCGCCGTTCGTCGGCTGGTGGTGGATCTTCATCCCGATCTTCTGGATCCTCGTTTTCGTCCTCATCTTCGGATTCGCCGGTCGCCGGTGGCGCCGTGCGGCCGCGATGCGCGGCGGCTACGACGGCTGGGGCCCGCGCGGCGCCACCCGCTCCGCCGAGCAGACGCTCGCCCAGCGCTACGCCAACGGGGACATCGACGAGCAGGAGTACCGGGCCCGCCTGGAGGTGCTGCGCGCCAACCGCGACAGCGCCTGA
- a CDS encoding M1 family metallopeptidase — translation MTDAPPHSYLPRSGTHDYSVLSYDLDLNYRVATNRLDATAVIRGRATVELRAVVLDLVHLKAKRVRLDGQKRVRFSQNATHLRVLPGSPIPAGAEFTVEVAYDGSPAPRRTRWGSLGWEELTDGAIVAAQPSGAPTWFPCNDRPSDKAAYRIRVTTEQAYTVVATGEPTSHSVGGGRGTWVFEREEPTATYLAAVQIGRYTLERRHTAGVEWAVAYPPALARRVLHDFEPVGRMLESFQELFGPYPFPSYTIVVTEDPLEIPLESQAMATFGSTHADGRGGSERLIAHELAHQWFGNSVGLASWHDIWLNEGFACYAEWLWSEASGGLSAATHARAHHARLRIAPRDLLLGDPGPDAMFDDRVYKRGACLLHALRNRIGDERFFGLLREWTRIHRFGTVTSADFEALAERVAEEPLGTFFDEWLRQTRLPSLSG, via the coding sequence ATGACGGACGCCCCACCGCACAGCTACCTGCCCCGGTCGGGCACCCACGACTACTCGGTGCTGAGCTACGACCTCGACCTGAACTACCGGGTCGCGACCAACCGGCTGGACGCCACCGCGGTCATCCGTGGGCGCGCCACCGTCGAGCTGCGCGCCGTCGTGCTCGACCTCGTGCACCTGAAGGCGAAGCGCGTGCGGCTGGACGGCCAGAAGCGCGTCCGGTTCTCGCAGAACGCCACGCATCTGCGCGTCCTCCCGGGATCGCCCATCCCGGCTGGCGCCGAGTTCACGGTCGAGGTGGCCTATGACGGCTCCCCCGCTCCGCGGCGCACGCGCTGGGGCTCCCTGGGCTGGGAGGAGCTCACCGACGGCGCAATCGTGGCGGCGCAGCCGTCCGGCGCGCCAACGTGGTTCCCCTGCAACGACCGGCCGTCCGACAAGGCCGCCTACCGCATCCGCGTCACCACCGAGCAGGCATACACCGTCGTCGCCACCGGGGAGCCGACCAGCCACAGCGTCGGCGGCGGACGCGGCACCTGGGTCTTCGAACGCGAGGAGCCGACCGCGACCTACCTCGCGGCCGTGCAGATCGGCCGGTACACCCTCGAGCGGAGGCACACGGCCGGTGTCGAATGGGCTGTCGCCTACCCGCCCGCGCTCGCCCGGCGGGTGCTGCACGACTTCGAGCCGGTGGGGCGGATGCTCGAGAGCTTCCAGGAGCTCTTCGGGCCCTATCCGTTTCCGTCGTACACGATCGTGGTCACCGAGGACCCGCTGGAGATCCCCCTCGAATCGCAGGCGATGGCGACCTTCGGGTCGACGCACGCCGACGGGCGCGGAGGGTCGGAGCGGCTGATCGCGCACGAGCTCGCGCACCAGTGGTTCGGGAACAGCGTGGGCCTCGCATCCTGGCACGACATCTGGCTCAACGAGGGGTTCGCCTGCTACGCCGAGTGGCTGTGGTCGGAGGCGTCCGGCGGGCTCTCTGCGGCGACGCACGCCCGCGCCCACCACGCCCGGTTGCGGATCGCGCCCAGGGACCTGCTGCTCGGCGACCCGGGACCGGACGCGATGTTCGACGACCGGGTCTACAAGCGCGGAGCCTGCCTGCTGCACGCGCTGCGGAACCGCATCGGCGACGAGCGCTTCTTCGGCCTGCTGCGCGAGTGGACGCGAATCCACCGCTTCGGGACGGTCACGAGCGCCGACTTCGAGGCGCTGGCCGAGCGCGTCGCCGAGGAGCCGCTGGGGACGTTCTTCGACGAGTGGCTGCGTCAGACGCGGCTGCCGTCGCTCTCCGGGTAG
- a CDS encoding 4'-phosphopantetheinyl transferase superfamily protein: MPPFVVVPYDTADPSIVAALSPGDRARLAALSDDAGAERRLLAGRSALLLAAARLGERDILIDATCPDCGRSHGRPTASGAEAPLYLSLAHAAGAAFAVASRTPVGIDAEPVMTPPARLAAIDALAPGRSHPLRRWTAAEAVLKADGRGLRVAPGEVRLGFRRARLDDRRYRVRTTHAAGCVVTVAELLPPADGRGAAGTPGRPATLYPESDGSRV, from the coding sequence ATGCCCCCCTTCGTCGTGGTGCCCTACGACACCGCAGACCCGTCCATCGTCGCGGCGCTCTCGCCCGGCGACCGCGCCCGCCTCGCCGCATTGAGCGACGACGCGGGCGCGGAACGGCGTCTGCTCGCGGGCCGGTCGGCCCTGCTGCTGGCCGCCGCCCGGCTGGGCGAGCGCGACATCCTGATCGACGCCACCTGCCCGGACTGCGGCCGCTCGCACGGTCGGCCCACGGCATCCGGTGCCGAGGCGCCGCTCTATCTCTCGCTCGCGCACGCCGCCGGCGCGGCCTTCGCCGTGGCGTCCCGCACCCCGGTGGGCATCGACGCGGAGCCCGTAATGACCCCGCCGGCACGGCTCGCCGCCATCGACGCCCTCGCGCCCGGCCGGTCGCATCCGCTTCGCCGCTGGACGGCCGCCGAGGCGGTGCTGAAGGCCGACGGCCGGGGCCTTCGCGTCGCACCCGGCGAGGTGCGGCTCGGATTCCGCCGCGCACGGCTCGATGACCGGCGATATCGCGTGCGCACCACGCACGCCGCGGGGTGCGTCGTCACCGTCGCCGAGCTGCTGCCTCCGGCGGACGGGCGTGGCGCGGCGGGCACGCCGGGCCGCCCCGCCACCCTCTACCCGGAGAGCGACGGCAGCCGCGTCTGA
- a CDS encoding multidrug DMT transporter permease has protein sequence MGTELMDAFDLSYQPSQLLGIPVALVGAVFLSVGAQLQHHGVAKVEATAGRAESGLNARQLGLLLARPSWVIGTLLLGLSIVFQLVSLKLSPIILVQPLGVVGLVITSILNARVSGVKLNHQSVIAVTLCVSGVGAFVLLAAVFARDLPVTSRALVVILIILAVVLIAFGVLFAFLRHRFKAIIYIVGAGVLYGFVATLAKVAIDRISNQEWDWLLVACIVALLLAAVLGAYFVQNAYSSGPPDLVIAGLTVIDPMVAVTIGIVVLNEAAGAPWWAMVGFALTGAVAVLGVFRLAKYHPQSASDAPVADRITDVASQSGLD, from the coding sequence GTGGGTACGGAACTGATGGACGCTTTCGACCTGTCCTATCAGCCCAGCCAGCTCCTGGGCATCCCGGTCGCGCTCGTCGGTGCCGTGTTCCTGTCCGTCGGCGCTCAGCTCCAGCACCACGGTGTCGCGAAGGTCGAGGCCACCGCGGGGCGCGCAGAGAGCGGGCTGAACGCGCGCCAGCTGGGCCTCCTGCTCGCGCGGCCGTCATGGGTCATCGGGACCCTGCTGCTCGGTCTCTCCATCGTCTTCCAGCTGGTCAGCCTCAAGCTGTCGCCGATCATCCTGGTGCAGCCGCTCGGCGTCGTCGGACTGGTCATCACCAGCATCCTGAACGCCCGGGTGAGCGGTGTGAAGCTCAACCACCAGTCGGTGATCGCCGTCACCCTGTGCGTGAGCGGTGTCGGCGCGTTCGTGCTGCTGGCCGCCGTCTTCGCGCGCGACCTGCCGGTGACCAGCCGGGCGCTGGTCGTCATCCTGATCATCCTGGCAGTCGTGCTCATCGCGTTCGGCGTGCTGTTCGCATTCTTGCGGCACCGCTTCAAGGCGATCATCTACATCGTCGGCGCCGGCGTGCTGTACGGCTTCGTGGCGACGCTCGCCAAGGTGGCCATCGACCGCATCTCCAACCAGGAGTGGGACTGGCTGCTCGTCGCCTGCATCGTCGCCCTCCTCCTCGCCGCCGTGCTCGGCGCCTACTTCGTGCAGAACGCCTACTCGTCCGGCCCGCCGGACCTCGTCATCGCCGGTCTCACGGTGATCGACCCGATGGTCGCCGTCACGATCGGCATCGTCGTCCTGAACGAGGCGGCCGGTGCGCCGTGGTGGGCGATGGTTGGGTTCGCCCTGACCGGCGCGGTCGCCGTGCTCGGCGTGTTCCGGCTCGCGAAGTACCACCCGCAGAGCGCCTCGGACGCGCCGGTGGCCGACCGCATTACGGACGTGGCGAGCCAAAGCGGCTTAGACTAA
- a CDS encoding glycosyltransferase produces the protein MSRTPDGTSINRLWPRSTSIFLILVGVVLSVVSFIVVINMPALGWHSARDHELRATYDAFRETGTLLIKAVNSGSNYTQVASPGPWVSAAWDDDPGAYIVASLMSLVTHSGSPYPGLGIAEALLVALPLLWLPTAVARIFKRARAGYAVVLLPPLMWLLNNGTILAGTEYGLSDSVSTTRVYALYGIAASIAFVSLSLLVLFCTFRLRTSLLIAVSFGFVVLATIGNLSRSLSGMGIAAAVGVLWWLHTRKKWRWVAGIVAALTAIALTIGLQSATMTGLNAARAQATGQSMDNLPNAHGTWHPLYLGLSYPQPITGQPSPLGIVWSDQFGWDKAKAIDPDVVIASEKYDLILKDLYLDEVKAHPLTVAKLYLQKFLYVVKHFGAMLVFILVGLVLALMRRAPQRRPLGAAITVTIPTILIGLIPPVLVMPLLYYYSELTAALSVLVAIALGGLVWSLTSMPSHVRASERNRLSSRALPTAPLPESTVRLSVVVPTRNGSGVLGATLATLGEQLTAEDEIIVVENGSTDGTWDLLQQEQAAWSGAPSLVLRQSPPGLGEALRTGALASRGRRVLLTADDLPFGMSDYEQFLRLPDDVMVAIGSKAHPESQVRRSWRRSVQSKIFRFLREALLQSRVGDSQGTIWADGEWCRSLAVVSRESGLMWTTELVLAAEQQGLRVVEVPVVLAEGHESGSSRFRFGDAWRSVVGFTRLAVYKDDYSDENWVVPLAPRTLTTADRSIP, from the coding sequence ATGTCCCGAACCCCAGACGGCACGTCCATCAACCGGCTGTGGCCCCGCTCTACGAGCATCTTCCTCATCCTCGTCGGCGTCGTGCTGAGCGTCGTCTCGTTCATCGTCGTCATCAACATGCCCGCGCTCGGCTGGCACTCCGCGCGCGACCACGAACTGCGCGCGACCTACGACGCCTTCCGTGAGACCGGCACGCTGCTCATCAAGGCCGTCAACTCGGGCTCCAACTACACCCAGGTCGCGTCGCCGGGTCCCTGGGTCTCCGCCGCATGGGACGACGACCCCGGCGCGTACATCGTGGCCAGCCTGATGAGCCTGGTGACGCACTCCGGGTCCCCGTACCCAGGGCTCGGGATCGCCGAGGCGCTCCTGGTGGCGCTGCCGCTCCTCTGGCTGCCGACGGCGGTCGCCCGCATCTTCAAGCGCGCGCGGGCCGGCTACGCGGTGGTGCTGCTTCCGCCGCTCATGTGGCTGCTCAACAACGGGACGATCCTCGCGGGAACCGAGTACGGCCTCTCCGACTCGGTCAGCACGACGCGTGTCTACGCGCTCTACGGCATCGCCGCATCCATCGCGTTCGTCTCGCTCTCGCTCCTCGTGCTGTTCTGCACCTTCCGGCTGCGGACGAGCCTGCTGATCGCGGTCAGCTTCGGCTTCGTCGTGCTCGCCACCATCGGCAACCTGTCGCGGTCGCTGTCCGGGATGGGCATCGCGGCCGCCGTCGGCGTGCTCTGGTGGCTCCACACCCGCAAGAAGTGGCGCTGGGTCGCCGGCATCGTCGCCGCGCTGACCGCGATCGCCCTGACGATCGGGCTGCAGAGCGCGACCATGACCGGCCTCAACGCCGCGCGTGCGCAGGCCACCGGGCAGTCGATGGACAATCTGCCGAACGCCCACGGCACCTGGCACCCGCTCTACCTCGGGCTCTCGTACCCGCAGCCCATCACCGGGCAGCCCTCGCCGCTCGGCATCGTCTGGTCGGACCAGTTCGGCTGGGACAAGGCGAAGGCGATCGACCCGGATGTCGTGATCGCGAGCGAGAAGTACGACCTGATCCTCAAGGACCTCTACCTCGACGAGGTGAAGGCGCACCCGCTGACCGTCGCGAAGCTGTACCTCCAGAAGTTCCTCTACGTCGTCAAGCACTTCGGCGCCATGCTGGTCTTCATCCTGGTCGGGCTGGTGCTCGCCCTGATGAGGAGGGCTCCGCAACGACGGCCGCTCGGCGCGGCCATCACGGTGACGATCCCGACCATCCTGATCGGGCTCATCCCGCCGGTGCTGGTGATGCCGCTGCTGTACTACTACTCGGAGCTCACCGCCGCCCTCAGCGTGCTCGTCGCCATCGCCCTCGGCGGACTCGTGTGGTCGCTGACCTCGATGCCGTCGCACGTGCGCGCGTCTGAGCGCAACCGGCTGAGCTCGCGCGCGCTGCCCACGGCGCCGCTCCCGGAGTCGACGGTGCGCCTCAGCGTCGTCGTCCCGACCCGCAACGGCTCGGGCGTGCTCGGCGCGACGCTCGCCACGCTCGGCGAGCAGCTCACGGCGGAGGACGAGATCATCGTCGTCGAGAACGGTTCCACCGACGGCACCTGGGACCTGCTGCAGCAGGAGCAGGCCGCCTGGTCGGGAGCGCCGTCTCTGGTGCTCCGGCAGTCGCCGCCCGGGCTCGGGGAGGCTCTGCGCACCGGAGCCCTGGCGAGCCGCGGCCGCCGGGTGCTCCTGACGGCCGACGACCTGCCGTTCGGGATGTCGGACTATGAGCAGTTCCTCCGGCTGCCGGACGACGTGATGGTGGCGATCGGGTCCAAGGCGCACCCGGAGTCTCAGGTCCGCCGGTCGTGGCGGCGGTCGGTCCAGTCGAAGATCTTCCGCTTCCTCCGCGAGGCGCTGCTGCAGTCGCGCGTCGGCGACAGCCAGGGCACGATCTGGGCGGACGGCGAATGGTGCCGCTCCCTCGCCGTGGTCTCGCGCGAGTCCGGGCTCATGTGGACCACCGAGCTGGTGCTCGCCGCGGAGCAGCAGGGACTGCGCGTGGTGGAGGTGCCGGTCGTGCTGGCCGAGGGCCACGAGTCGGGCTCGAGCCGCTTCCGCTTCGGCGACGCCTGGCGCTCGGTCGTCGGCTTCACCCGCCTCGCCGTGTACAAAGACGACTACTCGGACGAGAACTGGGTCGTGCCGCTCGCGCCGCGCACGCTCACGACGGCGGATCGTTCAATCCCCTAG
- a CDS encoding histidine kinase, producing MSAPTGGWGRPPWTDRGRPRGARWFAVIVAVLIQLPGVVLAARDAATDPVALGFTLLAFAASFLLLAGRSHPGLTVVLVAALCAPAIAVTTGPPFSAVPLAFAVVGAVVRGARVWAWWTLAGFAVAGPAAAYLLRGQPAAMIRPLIVALLLCLLVGVGEAVRNRRERYREVARSVAARREAAAEAERLRIARELHDVLAHSLSQISVQAGVGLHLFDSRPEKARESLEAIKTTSSQALEEVRGVLGFLRGPDGYAARSPEPDLARVPVLVETYRKAGLTVDYRPDLHSTPSAATQLALYRIVQEALTNIGRHAQASRATILLTEEPGWYVLSVQDDGRGLPGDVADADTGSTGRGMLGMRERAELLGGTFDARTPAEGGLLLEARLPAAVPAASSRPSSPSHPGGLS from the coding sequence GTGAGCGCGCCGACCGGCGGCTGGGGACGGCCACCCTGGACCGACCGCGGCCGGCCCCGGGGTGCGCGCTGGTTCGCCGTCATCGTCGCCGTCCTCATCCAGCTGCCGGGGGTCGTCCTCGCGGCCCGGGACGCGGCGACGGATCCCGTCGCCCTCGGTTTCACGCTGCTCGCCTTCGCCGCCTCCTTCCTGCTCCTCGCCGGGCGCAGCCATCCCGGTCTCACGGTCGTGCTGGTGGCGGCCCTGTGCGCGCCGGCGATCGCGGTGACGACGGGCCCGCCGTTCTCGGCGGTGCCGCTGGCGTTCGCCGTCGTCGGTGCGGTCGTGCGCGGCGCCCGGGTCTGGGCCTGGTGGACGCTCGCCGGCTTCGCGGTCGCGGGTCCGGCGGCCGCCTATCTACTCCGCGGGCAGCCGGCGGCCATGATCCGGCCACTGATCGTCGCTCTGCTGCTGTGCCTCCTGGTCGGCGTGGGCGAAGCGGTCCGCAACCGGCGGGAGCGGTACCGGGAGGTGGCCCGCTCCGTCGCGGCGCGCCGCGAGGCGGCGGCGGAAGCCGAGCGGCTCCGGATCGCCCGCGAGCTGCACGACGTGCTCGCCCACTCGCTGTCGCAGATCAGCGTGCAGGCGGGGGTCGGCCTCCACCTGTTCGACTCCCGGCCGGAGAAGGCGCGCGAGAGCCTGGAGGCCATCAAGACCACCAGCAGCCAGGCGCTCGAGGAGGTGCGCGGGGTGCTCGGCTTCCTCCGCGGCCCCGACGGGTACGCCGCCCGCTCCCCCGAACCCGACCTCGCCCGCGTGCCCGTGCTCGTTGAGACGTACCGGAAGGCGGGGCTGACGGTCGACTACCGGCCCGACCTGCACTCCACCCCGTCCGCCGCGACCCAGCTCGCCCTGTACCGAATCGTGCAGGAGGCCCTCACGAACATCGGCCGCCACGCGCAGGCCAGCCGTGCGACCATCCTGCTCACGGAGGAACCCGGCTGGTACGTGCTGAGCGTGCAGGATGACGGGCGCGGCCTGCCCGGCGATGTCGCGGACGCCGACACGGGCAGCACCGGGCGCGGGATGCTCGGGATGCGCGAGCGCGCCGAGCTGCTCGGCGGCACCTTCGACGCCCGCACCCCGGCCGAGGGCGGTCTGCTGCTGGAGGCGCGCCTCCCCGCCGCTGTACCCGCCGCGTCGTCCCGTCCGTCCTCGCCGTCGCATCCGGGCGGCCTCTCGTGA